The genome window CAGCGCAAGCAGGTCATCTTAATGTCAACCCAATTACAAGCAATACTGCTGCAGACGCAACAGCTGCTGTGATCTATTTTGCTGTTAACAGAAACGATAACGCAATTTTGGACCAGGGTGAACACGCAATTATCGCCATAGTCCATAAAGGCAGTGAACGACCACAAGCGCTTGATATGATCAAAGCAGAAATTATTGTTCCAACTGGATCACCACTGACTGTAGAGCGATTAGTGCCAAACATAACGACAAACGTAGTTGATCTAGGCTAACCTACATCTTTTTTTTAATAACATTACAAACAACTTTGTCTGTTCATCCTGATCACACGCTAGGATATACCGTTACACAGTCATAAAAAACCAATGAAACTTGTTAGACGAGAACATAGTCGATCCCATCGAGGAGTCATAGGCGTAGAGTCTGCCATAGTTATGATAGCATTCGTAATCGTAGCAGCCGCTTTAGCTTTTGTCGTTCTCAACATGGGTTTCTCTACAACACAACGAGCAAAAACTGCAATAGTATCAAGCTTAGAGGAATCGAGCAGTGCCCTAGAAATAGCTGGCAAAGTGACAGCATCAGGCGACGTATCTCCAACTGGAAAGATCAACGTAACTTCAATCCCAGTCAAGGTAGCATCCGGCGGATCATCAGTAAATCTTGGTAATACCACAATGGCTGTAAAATATTTCAGCGGTAGTGTAGAATATGATAATATTATGACAGGTATATTATCAACTGGAACATATGCAAATCTGACTGTTGCAATGCAGGCTGCAGCGCAAGCAGGTCATCTTAATGTCAACCCAATTACAAGCAATACTGCTGCAGACGCAACAGCTGCTGTGATCTATTTTGCTGTTAACAGAAACGATAACGCAATTTTGGACCAGGGTGAACACGCAATTATCGCCATAGTCCATAAAGGCAGTGAACGACCACAAGCGCTTGATGTGATCAAAGCAGAAATTATTGTTCCAACTGGATCACCACTGACTGTAGAGCGATTAGTGCCAAACATAACGACAAACGTAGTTGATCTAGGCTAGCGCTGGATCAAGCAATCTTTTTTCTATCCATGAGTTTTTAGTTTGAACAGATTGCCATTTTTAACACAATACTAGAATTAAAAACATGGTTAATCATCATCTTAACGCTATTGTAATTAGCATCACTGCCACAATGCTGCTGGCGTTAGCTTTTTTGAGCACACATGCTCATTCTGAAAGTATTCCAATAGATTCGTTTTCGGCATATAGTCAAACTAAAATGCCTGAACTTGACTATTACGACGATTATGACAGCCTTCGTTCTGATGGAAATGTGGCAGTCGTTTACCCAATTTTCACACAAAGTGCGTATAATTGGAAGGGGATCCATGATTATTATGCTGGATATTGTGATTCATGCACAAGTGTTACAATAAGTAATGTCTATGAAAAAAGCTATTCTGCAAGTGGAAATGGGTTTAGAATTTTAGAATTCTTAGGATATCAAGTAATTGATGATATCGATATTGACAAGAATCCTCAGATACTTGAAAAATACGATAAAATTATTTTATTACATAATGAATTTGTGACAAAAAAAGAATATGAAGCCATAATTCATCATCCAAAGGTAATCTACCTTTATCCCAATTCATTAAATTCAGAAATAACGGTAGATTATTCAAAAAACATGATCACCCTTGTTAGAGGTCCGGACTATCCCCAAAAAGGAATTAAAAATGGATTTGACTGGCAAGATGATAACACACCGTATTTTAATGATTGGAATTGCTTGGATTGGAAATTTTACAAGGCCCAAAACGGATATATGCTGAACTGCTATCCGGAAACCACATTGCCAAATAATGGCTCTGATTTGTTAAAAACAATAAAAAATCTATAACATTTCTACTGCTGTTAATTTGCATATATTCAATGTTTGATCATCATGATCACACGCTAGGATATACCGTTACACCATCATAGAAATCCAATGAACCTTATTAGAAAAGGACATAGAAAATCTCATCGAGGAGTCATAGGCGTAGAGTCTGCCATAGTTATGATAGCATTCGTAATCGTAGCAGCCGCTTTAGCTTTTGTCGTTCTCAACATGGGTTTCTCTACAACACAGAAAGCAAAGACTACAATCGTGTCAGGTTTGGGCGAAGCAAGTAGCAGCCTACAAATCTCAGGTAAAGTGAAAGGAATTGGCTGTACATCCAGTACAAAGGGATGTTCAACACCATACTTGAATGCAACCATCATTCCATTGAAGATTGCATCAGGCGGTGATTCGGTCAACCTACAAAATAGTACTGCGTCTGTAAAGTACATTAGCAATTCCAAATCCTTCGATAACATCTACAAAGGACCACTGGCAGCATCTACTACATATAACAATGCGACAGCTGCATTCAATGCAGCAGTAACAGCATCAGTTGGTGGATTTGTTAACGCTGCTGTAAATCCAGTGACAAAATCATTGCCTAGTCAAACAGTCGCAATTGTTTATTGGGCTGTTACCGGAAACACCAATGCCATACTGGATGATGGCGAACACGCAGTGCTTGCAATTGCATATGGAAATAACGATAGACCAGCAGCTCTTGACAAAATCAGAGTTGAGGTTGTCACACCAACAGGTGCAGCACTTAGCGTAGAGAGAAATGTGCCAATCATAACCAACACAATAGTAGATCTAGGGTAAATGAGGAGTGTTTTTATGCTCGCTCCAAGCAATCTTTTTTCTTTTTTAATAAAAATACTGTCTAGTCTGCCAGAAAAATTCCGCATATTTGTAGCTGGAAGCATAATTGGAATCTATGGTCTAGTCTTATACAAAATGTTTCCAGAACTTTTGTTTAATATCAATTATTCAATATCCTATTTTGTAATACCAGTAAGCGCCATAACTTCTGTAATGATCGTACTGCCAAAATTAACAATCAAAAATAAATCAAGTGTACAAAATACAACTTCTGCTGTAAACGATGCTGACTCTCTATTAAATGAGTTAATCACAGAGCCTTCACAACCATCCACTCAAGATGCAACTGTGCCACCACAGGAAGAAAAAATAGACGCCTCTGGAATTGGAGGAACTAATTCTGAGCTTGACGCATTACTTGCAGGCACTAATTTGGCCAGCGATGATACCATAGCCACCGATCAAGTCAATGTTACTCCAATAATGGCAGGATTTGACGAGAACAAAATACGTGATCTCATTGACCAAAAGTTTGAACCGGTAGAAAAAGATCTTACTACCTTCAAAAAGGATCTGAACAAAATCAAAGAAGACATGAAAATAACAAAGGAAAGTGTTGACACTCTAACTGAATCATTTGAAGGAACGCTAACTGACATGAAGGCATTCCAGGCAGAAATTTCAAACCCGCTTAATTTCATGAGAAAATACTTTGAGGCACTAGATCTCTCTAACTTGTCAGATCCATCATTGCCATTACGACAGGGAGTATTGCAAGCAAATCTAAATGCACAAAACAGCCAAGTAACTAGCAACCAAGCACAAAACACAGTAGCACCTATCCCACAAGTTCAGAATAATCCAATACCGGTAATGGTACAAAATTCCGGTGTAAACACCCAGACATCTCCGCCACCTCCAAGTCAGCCAACCGCAATAGTTCGTGGCAGTGAAATGGATGACCTTGTACATGGAACAGATCTTGGGCCTATGGATTCTGTAATGAAACCATTGTTCAGTGGAAATCTATCTGTTGCAAACATGATGGCAATAATTGAGCTTGTAGGAGAAATGTTTGAAGAAAAAGGAGATGACTGTATCGATTTACTAGTAGAACAATGCAAGTTAATGGGGTTAAAGGCAGAAGACGAACACACAATTTACAACATTATAGACATGCTCAAGAATTCCGGTATGTCAACTGAAGAGTCAATATCACAATTATACAGATTTGCAAAAATTGTTGGGCTCAATGATCGAGAGGCAGACGCTTATTATGCAAGATTAACTGCACATAAAAAAACTGGCACTAGACGTGACCACTCTAGGAGTGAGTAAACTATGGCATCTGGTGTGATGACAGAAGCAATTTTGATTATTGCGTCTATTGTAGTTGCAACATCAGTTGCGGGAATAGTAATGTCGAAGGTCGGCTCTTTTGAATCAACATTTACAGCTACTTCAGAAAGTCAAAAAAACATAATGCTTACAAAACTTACAATTCCCTATGCTATTCGTAATGCTACATCGACAACCATTATAGAAGTCTGGGTGAAAAATGTCGGCATTGATCCTGTAACTAATCCTACAGCTATGGATGTTTATTTTGGCCCAATTGATTCTCTAAAGAGATATCAGTATGATACATCTGCTACAGATGATACATGGAAATTCAAAACTTTACCTACAATAATTCAGAAATCAGATGCGGTTCAAATTAGAATAACTGAAACTAGTCTATCCGCTGGTACCTATATGATAAGAGTCACTGCTCCAAACGGTGTTTACTCTGATTATATATTTTCAATTTCTTAATTATATGGAGAGAATATCAAATTGGGACTAAGTATTGCCATATCTGGAGGCATAGTGATGTTTACACTGGTTTCCATATTGTTTTTGTTGCCTGGTTTGACTGACAAAACTGCTTCAATAACGGATGCGTCATCAAAAATGTCACAAATAGATAATTCGATATTAAAAACAAACATCAGTGTAAGTGGTTTAACTAGAGTTGACAATGATAACTATGACTTTAATTTAACAAATTTGGGATTAGAAAAATTATGGAACTATGAAAAGTTTACAGTGATCATATCATACAGTAATGGCTCTAATGTAGTAACTCGTGTTCTCACATATGGTGGTACATGCTCTGGTTATCCATCTGAAAATCAATGGTGTCGCCAATCCATAAGCTCTGATAACATAGATTCTGGCATACTTAATACAAATGAAATAATGTCAGTAAGAGTCACAGTTAATCCAACCTCAAGTGCTGCTACAGCGACCATTGTTGTATCTACGGACAATGGAGTGATTGCAACCCAAACTATCTAGTTTCTAATTTCGTTCGAAAAGACCAAACACTATCTTATATCAAATTTTTCTTAAAAGCTGTCGTGAATGTCGTATCTGAATTATCGTATATTGTGGATTATGATCATATGAGGTGTCTAATTGACTGATATTATTCCGTGCGGAAACGAAGAGGTGGACAGACAGTTTGGGGGAGGAATCCCATTTCCAACTCTAATGCTAATTGAAGGTGATCATGGAACTGGAAAAAGTGCACTATGTGCTCAATTCATGAAAGGACTTCTTGCATCAGACAAAAGAGTTCTCTGTGTTACAGAAAACACAGTCAAAGAATACATCGAAAACATGAAATCAATCACATTCAATTTTTCAACAGCATTCTTACGTAACAGACTGACAATCATGCCACTACACATGTATGGAGTGCAGTGGAACAAAGAACAGTCCTCGTTTCTCTTACCTGTGATCGGGCGATACATCGGTAACAGCTTTAAGGAACATAATTGCGTTGTAATAGACTCTTTATCACTTTTGACAGTTTTCTCAGATGCCAGTAGAATCTTGGAGTTTTTCACACAATGCAAGTATCTTGTAGCACGGGGAATGAGCATCATACTGACAATTCATCCCGAAGACATACCTCCAGACTTGAGAATGAGAGTAAAAGGCGGAGTTGATGTGTACCTAAAGCTTGGATCAACTAACATTGGTGGAAGGGATGTCAAAACTCTAAAAATTGTAAAATTAATTGGTTCCAAAGAAAACACAGATTCTGGCTTTGCATTTGACATAGATATGACGTTTGGAATAAAGATCGTGCCAATATCAATGGCAAATGCCTAGGGTGAGTTTAATGGAGGATTCAGAATTTGCCATTTGATTTCTCACAAATAAGAGATCAAAGATTCATTGATGAGCTAAAGAAATCCCCTCACTTACTAAATCACATTGAAAACTATACGGCAAGAGGAAATCCCCTGCCACTTTTTACCGAGCAGTTGCAGGCTGAGCACAAGAAACTCAAAGAACCAAATTTGCTGTATCCGATAGCAGAGCAGGTCTACATCCACATCAACCCGCATACTTCGTCTGACGATGGATACATGGAGTATATTATAGTCGAGCCTGATGCGCCAGACAGAAAAATCATGGAATGTGCAGA of Candidatus Nitrosotenuis sp. DW1 contains these proteins:
- a CDS encoding archaellin/type IV pilin N-terminal domain-containing protein; translated protein: MNLIRKGHRKSHRGVIGVESAIVMIAFVIVAAALAFVVLNMGFSTTQKAKTTIVSGLGEASSSLQISGKVKGIGCTSSTKGCSTPYLNATIIPLKIASGGDSVNLQNSTASVKYISNSKSFDNIYKGPLAASTTYNNATAAFNAAVTASVGGFVNAAVNPVTKSLPSQTVAIVYWAVTGNTNAILDDGEHAVLAIAYGNNDRPAALDKIRVEVVTPTGAALSVERNVPIITNTIVDLG
- a CDS encoding flagellin, whose amino-acid sequence is MASGVMTEAILIIASIVVATSVAGIVMSKVGSFESTFTATSESQKNIMLTKLTIPYAIRNATSTTIIEVWVKNVGIDPVTNPTAMDVYFGPIDSLKRYQYDTSATDDTWKFKTLPTIIQKSDAVQIRITETSLSAGTYMIRVTAPNGVYSDYIFSIS
- a CDS encoding ATPase domain-containing protein; translation: MTDIIPCGNEEVDRQFGGGIPFPTLMLIEGDHGTGKSALCAQFMKGLLASDKRVLCVTENTVKEYIENMKSITFNFSTAFLRNRLTIMPLHMYGVQWNKEQSSFLLPVIGRYIGNSFKEHNCVVIDSLSLLTVFSDASRILEFFTQCKYLVARGMSIILTIHPEDIPPDLRMRVKGGVDVYLKLGSTNIGGRDVKTLKIVKLIGSKENTDSGFAFDIDMTFGIKIVPISMANA
- a CDS encoding archaellin/type IV pilin N-terminal domain-containing protein encodes the protein MKLVRREHSRSHRGVIGVESAIVMIAFVIVAAALAFVVLNMGFSTTQRAKTAIVSSLEESSSALEIAGKVTASGDVSPTGKINVTSIPVKVASGGSSVNLGNTTMAVKYFSGSVEYDNIMTGILSTGTYANLTVAMQAAAQAGHLNVNPITSNTAADATAAVIYFAVNRNDNAILDQGEHAIIAIVHKGSERPQALDVIKAEIIVPTGSPLTVERLVPNITTNVVDLG